TGCCATCTGCATGGCGTTGAACAAGTGGTTATCTCCCCCGGATCGCGCAATGCACCATTGATTATCTCCTTTGCGGGCTCGGAAAAATTCGAATGCCTGAGTATTGTCGATGAACGTAGTGCGGCCTATTTCGCTTTGGGTCTTGCCAGAGAAAAAAATAAGCCCGTCGCCATCGTCTGCACAAGCGGAACGGCAGCCCTCAACTATGCCCCGGCAGTAGCCGAGGCATACTATCAGAAGGTGCCACTAGTTGTCATAACTGCCGACAGACCTAAGGAGTGGATTGACCAGGCTGATGGTCAGGCCATTGTACAGCCTGGCATTTTCGGTAATTTCGTACGCTTTCAATGTACTCTCCCACTTTCGGGCGGTCATTCTGACGATGAATGGTATGTCAACCGTATCCTGAATGAAGGCTTTACAAAGTGTACCGGAGTAACACCAGGTCCCATCCATATCAACGTACCCTTGCGTGAGCCCCTCTACGGTAAGACTGTTTACAACGACAAACAAGCACGCAGGATAGAGGTTGTGACCGGTAATAGCCGATTGTCTGACGAGCAGGTAGAGCTCCTCACCCAGGAGATTAGCCGCTACGAGCGCATCCTTCTTCTGGTAGGCGCACAACATCATGACCCGCAGCTGAAGACAGCTCTTGATAAACTGGCTGCCAAGGGAGTCGTGATTTTGACAGAGACTTTATCCAACCTCGATGGAGAGCATTTCATTAAGAATGTTGACAGGGTAGTATCTACTATCGAGGAGGACGAACAACTGTTCTTCACCCCCGACATCCTGATAACCCTCGACATCCCGGTGCTTTCCAAGATGGTCAAAGCCATGATACGCAAGCGCAAGCCGCATATCCACTGGCATTTCAGCAATGAAAGCCATTTCACCGATACCTATCAGTCACTTACAAGGGTTATCAACGGTAATCCGGCCTGCATCCTCAACAGCGTGGCTGAACATATGCCTCAACGTGACAAGAGATTCAGCGACACATGGCATAAGCGCTCTGAGCAGTCAACAATACGCCATCAACAGTATTTTGAAAAACTGGACTGGTGTGACCTTAAACTGTACCACCTGCTAAGCAAGCAGGGCCTCCCCTCGCTTCAGTTGCATATTGGCAATAGTACCCCGGTAAGATATGCCCAACTCTTTGAATGGTCGGATGGTCTGCGTTGGTACGCAAATAGGGGCACTAGTGGTATCGACGGCTGCGTCAGTACCGCAGCCGGAGCAGCCTATGCCTCCGAAGTGCCTGTTATGCTGATAGTGGGCGACCTGAGCCTTTTTTATGACTCAAACGGACTGTGGCATAAGTACCTCCCGGCGACATTCCGAATACTGGTAGTAAACAACGGAGGTGGAGGTATCTTCCGCTTTATCCCAGGACCTGCTGAGACTGATGAACTCGAGGATTTCTTTGAAACCAGACAAGGACTGAGCTGCAGGGGAATTGCAGATACCTTCGGACTGCAGTACCTTTCGGCAGCTAATGAGGATGAATTCACGCAGAACCTGAATACTTTCTTTGCGCCATCCGACAAACCTGTGATGATGGAAGTCTTCACACCAAATGT
The genomic region above belongs to Xiashengella succiniciproducens and contains:
- the menD gene encoding 2-succinyl-5-enolpyruvyl-6-hydroxy-3-cyclohexene-1-carboxylic-acid synthase — encoded protein: MSKPVSDKPIVKALVDLCHLHGVEQVVISPGSRNAPLIISFAGSEKFECLSIVDERSAAYFALGLAREKNKPVAIVCTSGTAALNYAPAVAEAYYQKVPLVVITADRPKEWIDQADGQAIVQPGIFGNFVRFQCTLPLSGGHSDDEWYVNRILNEGFTKCTGVTPGPIHINVPLREPLYGKTVYNDKQARRIEVVTGNSRLSDEQVELLTQEISRYERILLLVGAQHHDPQLKTALDKLAAKGVVILTETLSNLDGEHFIKNVDRVVSTIEEDEQLFFTPDILITLDIPVLSKMVKAMIRKRKPHIHWHFSNESHFTDTYQSLTRVINGNPACILNSVAEHMPQRDKRFSDTWHKRSEQSTIRHQQYFEKLDWCDLKLYHLLSKQGLPSLQLHIGNSTPVRYAQLFEWSDGLRWYANRGTSGIDGCVSTAAGAAYASEVPVMLIVGDLSLFYDSNGLWHKYLPATFRILVVNNGGGGIFRFIPGPAETDELEDFFETRQGLSCRGIADTFGLQYLSAANEDEFTQNLNTFFAPSDKPVMMEVFTPNVESGKLLRKYFKFLKNEL